One genomic window of Arachis stenosperma cultivar V10309 chromosome 10, arast.V10309.gnm1.PFL2, whole genome shotgun sequence includes the following:
- the LOC130955834 gene encoding uncharacterized protein LOC130955834, which produces MFPAVFTVLTPSNLSAFIPINTRLSIFSKPNSKLSLLPRVSSNGPDSTSQHSSSLSGIDAVESTSSGLGDGYVALFVRMLGLDHDPLDREQAIIALWKYSLGGKKCIDTIMQFPGRINLISNLLRSESSATCEAAAGLLRSISSINLYRNAVADSGAVEEINRLLRQLSLATEVKEQSMGTLWNLSVDEKLCRRMAKSDILPLSIKYLDDEDMKVKEAAGGILANLALNRNNHDAMVESGVIPKLAKFLISNSEGSKVIKKEARNALLELVKDDDYYRILVIEEGLVPVPLIGAAAYKSFTPRLHAWPTLPDGTEIEKTPGQNSKFGASELLLGLNIDDKNANIDEAKVNAIIGRTQQQFLARIGAIEMEEKTVSECSNDQLLTLLPWMDGVARLVLILELEDKSAIVRSAESIAGACINEHMRIAFKEAGAIKHLVRLLNCDHNEVQFAAIQALERLSASNIVCRMIEAEGVLHPLISILKSSEIAEPVVEKALNIVAQILDPSKEMQLKFYDGPVNGSEKMFDKAKSEIPAGLRTEQAISETNSRNAILESDFIARLVEILKSSSPSLQEKAASVLEFVALADQTLASVISADIESGLNSVFQQKLLKISADMESDVVEQFSEAYTIEFEEAGRAISAASRLMTRLLDNEQFRHKTDSSHFIGLLCEILRSRIPLYHKDWVAACLVKLNFLSSSNTSSDPINVEVTLYETIPRLLEQIKNSFSRETQENAVVELNRIVSEGVVDSSGAIISEGAIYPLVKLIEEGSEKAVEASLAILYNLSMDSDNHSAIVVAGAVPALRRIILAQRPHWERALRLLRNLPT; this is translated from the exons ATGTTTCCGGCGGTTTTCACTGTTCTTACGCCCTCTAATCTCTCTGCTTTCATCCCAATCAACACAAGACTCTCAATCTTCTCAAAACCAAATTCCAAACTCTCTCTCCTTCCCAGGGTCAGTAGTAACGGTCCTGATtccacctcacaacactctTCATCCCTTTCA GGTATTGATGCAGTAGAGAGCACGTCTTCTGGCCTTGGTGATGGTTATGTGGCCTTATTTGTCCGTATGTTAGGCCTAGATCATGATCCTCTGGATAGAGAGCAAGCTATAATTGCTCTCTGGAAATATTCACTTGGTGGAAAGAAGTGTATTGACACTATAATGCAATTTCCTGGTCGTATTAATCTTATTTCAAACCTCCTTAGATCAGAGTCTAGTGCAACATGTGAGGCAGCTGCAGGTCTTTTGCGATCAATATCTTCAATCAATCTATATAGGAACGCTGTAGCAGATAGTGGAGCAGTAGAAGAGATAAATAGATTGTTGAGGCAATTGTCCTTGGCCACTGAG GTGAAGGAGCAGAGTATGGGTACACTCTGGAATTTATCTGTTGATGAGAAGCTCTGCAGGAGAATGGCAAAGAGTGACATTCTACCATTATCTATTAAATACCTTGATGATGAGGATATGAAAGTAAAGGAAGCTGCAGGAGGCATTTTGGCAAATTTAGCATTGAACCGCAATAATCATGACGCAATGGTTGAATCAGGTGTTATACCAAAATTG GCAAAGTTCTTAATATCTAATTCAGAAGGTTCTAAAGTTATTAAAAAGGAAGCAAGAAATGCATTGTTGGAACTTGTTAAGGATGATGATTATTATAGAATTCTTGTTATTGAAGAAGGACTGGTTCCTGTGCCATTAATTGGTGCTGCAGCATATAAATCATTCACCCCACGATTACATGCGTGGCCCACATTACCAGATGGAACTGAAATTGAAAAGACTCCTGGACAAAATTCCAAATTTGGTGCATCAGAATTACTTCTTGGATTAAATATTGATGACAAGAATGCTAACATAGATGAAGCAAAAGTCAATGCAATCATTGGACGGACACAACAGCAATTCCTTGCTCGTATTGGGGCTATAGAAATGGAAGAGAAGACGGTATCTGAATGTTCAAATGATCAGCTGCTTACACTTTTGCCTTGGATGGATGGTGTTGCTCGTTTGGTGCTGATATTAGAACTTGAAGATAAGTCTGCTATTGTAAGGTCTGCTGAGTCAATTGCTGGTGCATGTATCAATGAACATATGCGCATTGCATTTAAGGAGGCTGGAGCAATTAAACATTTAGTACGTCTTTTGAATTGTGATCATAATGAGGTCCAATTTGCTGCAATACAAGCTTTGGAAAGGCTGTCTGCTAG CAATATTGTTTGCCGGATGATTGAAGCTGAGGGTGTTTTACATCCTTTAATCAGTATTTTAAAGTCCTCAGAAATAGCTGAACCTGTTGTGGAGAAG GCTCTGAACATAGTTGCTCAGATACTAGACCCCAGTAAAGAGATGCAGTTGAAG TTTTATGACGGACCAGTTAATGGATCTGAGAAGATGTTTGACAAAGCGAAAAGTGAAATTCCAGCTGGGTTAAGAACTGAACAAGCCATATCAGAAACAAACTCCAG GAATGCTATACTGGAATCTGATTTCATTGCACGTCTTGTTGAGATTCTGAAGTCCTCTTCACCCAGTTTACAAGAAAAAGCTGCGTCTGTGCTCGAGTTTGTTGCACTAGCTGACCAAACGTTGGCCTCTGTTATTTCTGCAGATATTGAATCTGGTCTCAACTCTGTTTTTCAGCAAAAGCTTCTGAAAATTTCAG CGGACATGGAATCTGATGTTGTAGAGCAATTTTCAGAAGCATACACAATTGAATTCGAAGAAGCGGGTCGTGCCATATCTGCAGCATCCCGGCTGATGACAAGACTACTCGATAATGAGCAGTTCCGGCACAAAACAGATTCCTCCCATTTCATCGGCTTGCTTTGTGAAATACTCCGGTCTAGGATCCCTCTCTATCACAAAGATTGGGTAGCTGCTTGCCTTGTCAAACTTAATTTTCTCTCTAGTTCCAACACTTCTTCTGATCCAATCAATGTGGAAGTTACACTTTATGAGACAATTCCGAGGCTTCTGGAACAGATTAAAAATTCGTTTTCTCGAGAAACACAGGAAAATGCTGTAGTGGAACTCAACAGAATAGTGTCTGAAGGAGTGGTGGATTCCAGTGGAGCTATTATTTCCGAGGGAGCGATTTATCCATTGGTGAAGCTGATTGAAGAAGGGAGTGAAAAGGCAGTTGAGGCAAGCTTGGCAATACTGTACAATCTGAGTATGGACAGCGACAACCATTCGGCAATCGTGGTGGCCGGAGCAGTCCCGGCCTTGAGACGAATTATTCTGGCTCAGAGACCGCATTGGGAACGAGCCCTTCGTCTGCTTAGAAATTTGCCAACATGA
- the LOC130955836 gene encoding probable NAD(P)H dehydrogenase subunit CRR3, chloroplastic has protein sequence MMKMLCLSNIIPINKTILASSSNNDVPIPPPPSSSPKRRKVGPRRPPKPTVIQIERIVGAGSFRDGEQAGDSDVRKSVFDLFLGQAFEGPVEKKIRTTGEWLLTNAEPRFQKSGKGILKFIFQLMLPIWIMSLLVASGVIKLPFSSPFLDDLLL, from the exons ATGATGAAGATGCTTTGCTTATCGAATATTATTCCCATAAACAAAACAATTCTTGCTTCTTCATCCAATAACGATGTTCCtattcctcctcctccttcttcttcgcCCAAGAGAAGAAAAGTTGGGCCTCGAAGACCACCAAAACCCACTGTAATCCAAATTGAACGCATTGTTGGTGCTGGAAGCTTTAGAGATGGCGAACAAGCGGG AGATTCGGACGTGAGGAAATCAGTGTTCGACTTGTTCTTGGGCCAAGCATTTGAAGGGCCAGTGGAGAAGAAAATCAGAACAACTGGCGAGTGGCTTCTTACTAATGCTGAGCCTCGATTTCAAAAATCGG GCAAAGGAATTCTCAAGTTTATTTTCCAATTGATGCTACCAATTTGGATTATGTCACTACTAGTTGCTAGTGGAGTTATCAAGTTACCATTCAGTAGTCCTTTTCTTGATGACCTACTCTTGTGA